The region GTGTGCCACGCCAATGGCACTTGTCTGCAGCTGGAGCCTGGTGAGGGCATGtggggagtgagagggagggtggggatgcTGAGCTTGACCGTGTTAGGGGTGCTGGCCCATGGAAGGGGGGTCAGGGTCTCCTAACTCATGGGGTCGGTGCGCCCAGGAGATTCACTCCTCTGTTTTCCCCCAGGGGGTTCTCTGCCACCACTTAGATGGGGCACAGCCCTCCTTTGGACCATCTGCCCATCTGCTCCCTCTAGGGACCCCCTAGATTCCTCTGTGTGTTCTCCCCTTCAGAGTAGGAGTTACCTCAGATTTGTGTGCCAGGTGCTTAGATGCCCGACTAGGGATAGTAATTCTAAGCACTTTCCTTCCTCCACCCTGTCCACAtcttccccaccttccctggCCCCcgccctccacctctcccctaaAACCAAAGCCACAGCTCAGAGAAGCCACTTCCTGCCGGAAGGAGTGGACCAGCTCTCgcttgtcccctttctctctccacacTGGCTGGTGCTTCTTACCTTCTCCCTTTTGGAAGCCTCACCCTGGACACCCAAGTACCTGCATGCAGATAcgtcctttcctccctcctgacTCACCCTCCCAAGGGTTGGGGAGCCAGAGGCTTAAACATTCTTCTCCTGAGGAATCGCTACCCAGAAACCATCTCTTCCTGGCCCTCCTGCCAACTCCCACATTAGAACAATGACAAATAGaaggggaaatggaaaataaacaggaGAAAGAGACGGCTTTCCTGAGACAGGGTTTGGCCTACGGTTTGTATACATGGGTATGCACGCAAAGCACAGCGGAGACATATGTGTGCCtgcatgtgtatgtgcgtgtTTACGGAGAAGAGCATTAAAGGGAGCGCAGCCttcagcctccctccccccatcaattAGCCTCCTAACCCAGGCCTGGGCCGTCAGAGCACTGCCATTAGTGAAACTAAGAAGCACCCACAGAACAGAATGCTCGCATCGGCAGAGGGCAGAGGTGAAattctcaaaatacatttttttccctaaacagAACTAATTTGAATGTACTTTATTCTCTGTGAGAAGTAGATATCATGAAGCACGTTCTGAAACAGGGAGAGAACGCGAGTCAGTGAGGTGTGGGGGACCCCAAATGCTGTCCTCAGGCAGAAAGAGAAGCCACCATCGGTCTGTGTGAGGCTTCCGAAATGACACAGGAGCTCAGGCCGTCCTCACCCCAGCTCCGAGAGGTGCGTGTCAGCTCCACTTAATCTATGTTGAGGAGGCAACACGCACAGTCCCATGGCTTTGACAGGACACAGACCCAGGACTTCAGGCTCCCTGATGATGTTGGGATGGCTCTCTGTACTGTCTTCACAGCAATCCTTTTATTCAGTCCGGTTCACTAACCGTTAGCGAAAGGTGCCCGGGGCCCTGTGAGGACTCAGCGACCAGCAAGGCTCACTCCCTGCTCAGGGGCCTCGTGCTCCCTTTTGATTTTTACACCCCATGAGTGctgtattatccccattttaaagatagggagggacacctggggggttcagtcagttaagcgcccgactttgactcaggtcatgatctcacggtttgtgagttcgatccccacgtcgggctctgtgccgacagctcagagcctggagcctgcttcagattctgtgtctccctctccttctgcccctcccccactcacactccgtctctctgtctctcaaaaataaaaaatgtttaaaggtagggaaaggggggggggtcctgtGACTTGCAAGGTAATTTTCGGGTCAGTGGATGACTAGAGAGGAACTCAGGTCTTGTGACGGCCAAGCCATTTgtccctcccacagaggggttTGCAGGGAATCAGTGAGGAGCAGCAGCCCTGGGGTCTGGGTTTGTGCCTGGCTGGGCCACTTCCTGGCTGGGGGGACCTGCCATGTCACCAAAACGCTGATGTGCAAACCCGCGCACCCTTCACAAGGCTGCTGCAGCCCTGAGGTGGTGTGCATGCAGCGTGGCCCTGGGGCCACCCGCCCTGTAAGTCTTTGTAGAATTGGTACCTCCCTTTCTCCCATTTCACTAGACTCACTGCCTGTACAGGCCTTTTGACGTGAGTTCACCAATTTTATCCGAGTTCCAAACTCCTATGACTAAGATCACCTTATAGGAGGTGGGAGGTGAGCCCAGGGCTGGAGGCTCAAGTCACTACCCCCCACTCTCCCCAGATCTGACGAATCTGATGGCCACGTCCCGGAAATATGAAGATCTGTTGTGGGCCTGGAAGAGCTGGCGAGACAAGGTGGGGAGAGCAATCCTCCCCTTTTTCCCCAAATATGTGGAACTTGCCAACAAGGCCGCCAAGCTCAATGGTGAGTCCCTCTGGCCGAGATCTCTGGCTCTCTGGGGCCCTCAGAGGGGTCCTCTGAGCCCCTAACCTTGGTGAGAGGGAGGTCCtagagggggcggggcagagggtgCTCTGGGAATGGTCAGGTGTTGAGAGAGCCTGTGCCCCCTCTGCAGGCTACGAAGATGCAGGTGACTCCTGGAGAGCCATGTACGAGATGCCAACCCTGGAACACGACCTGGAGCAGCTCTACCAGGAGCTGCAGCCGCTCTACCTGAACCTGCACGCCTACGTGCGCCGGGCCCTGCACCGCCACTACGGGCCCCAACACATCAACCTGGAGGGCCCCATTCCAGCTCACCTGCTGGGTGAGCGCAAGGactgggcctggggtgggggtgcggggtgggggacagacacagatgaggaaaggtgGGGCCGGTGCTCTCCACATGGCAGAGGGCAGGCTGGGCAGGATCTTAGGATGCTGTATCGGGTGGAGGGAGTGAGGGTGTGAGGCTGGAGGGAATGTTGccggggccggggtggggtggCAGCTGGGTTCGGGGAGACGAGCCCCTTGCTTGCATTTAGCACATTTGCTACAGAGCCACTCGGTGCAGGTCGCCACGGGTGGAGCAGTGACAGAATTCATAATATCATCGCAGGAGACCATATGACCCATGATGCTTGGGCAGGGGTGGTGAGGAAGGGGCCGGGAATGAGAAGTGAGCACCACACCCCCCCAAGGAAGTGGCACATGAGCAGAGCCTTGAAAGATGAGAGGTTCTGGGAaggcttggtggctcagtcggttaagcatccaacttcagctcaggtcaccatctcacggtttgagccctgcatcgggctcgctgctgtcagcacagatcctgcttcagatcctgtgtccccctctctgcccttccctgctcgaatgtgtgctctcactctttccctgaaaaattaaaaaaattttttaaaagatgagagaTTCTGACGGAAAAAGTAGCAATAGGGAGTTAGAAGGACAACACTCAGGTGAAGAGGAATTAGGAGAACAGAGAATATTGAGAGTGTAGATCCATCCCAACTTTTGGACCCTCATTTTTTCAGGGGTTGTAAACTCAAATGCCCTGAATGAATGAAGTAGGCAGTGGAAGACAGTGAGGGCTGGCAGGGACTAGAGCAAAGCGGAGGCCACCAGGTTCTTGTCCCTGTCGAGCCACAGAGAACACATCCCTGGGGGGTTCCTTACTATGAGCAGAGAGGCCAGACGGGGCCACAGACCATTTGCCAACCATGAGGGAGACTCCAGAAACTCATCCAGCTTTGGATCTAGTTCCTGCTCAGTCTCTAGGGTCCTTGTAGCCCAAGACACCAGCCATCCTTAATCAAGGATGTGGGAGCGGATATCAGCTCGATGACTGAGAGACACAGACCCCAGGAAAAGGAGGCATTACGCCCAAGTGGCCCCCAGagtgggggcagagctggggtttaGAACTCAGCCCTTGGCACTCAAAGCAGGGCTGGATGTGCAGGCTAAAAACAATGTATGTCAAATCCCAGCAAGGTTTGCAAATAGCAGGTGCTTGGGATACATTTGTGATCATAAGGCTTGGGATCTGGTTCCTTCTCCATGGGTGATGGTGTTGAGTGTAAGAAAtaacatctctctctcctctgtctgccttctcttcccctccctgcctccagggaaCATGTGGGCTCAGACCTGGTCCAACATCTATGACTTGGTGGTGCCTTTCCCTTCAGCCCCCAAGATAGATGCCACAGAGGCCATGATAAAGCAGGTGCGCACTGGGCCCCTCATCACATTTCTGCTCCTCCAGGGCAACCCCAAGGCACAAGGGAGGGGAGACCTCTGCCTTGGTGGGAGAAGGCCTCTGCTTCAGGAATTCCCTCTGGCTGAGCCCTCTCCTAACCCCCACCCTGACGCAGTACACAGTCTGTCCCCAGAGGCCCCAGGTTTGGCAGGGCTCCCTCTGCTTGTAGGGCTGGACACCCAGAAGGATGTTTCAGGAAGCGGACAATTTCTTCACCTCCCTGGGGCTGTTGCCTGTGCCCTTTGAGTTCTGGAACAAGTCAATGCTAGAAAAGCCGACTGACGGGCGGGAAGTAGTGTGCCACGCCTCTGCCTGGGACTTCTACAATGGCAAGGACTTCAGGTGTGTCCAGGTTGCAGCCAGGGGACTTTATCAGTGGGCAAGGAGATGAACCAAGTACAGCTTCCACTATTGTCCCCTCAGCCAGAGTGAGCAGAAACAAGTACAGGGGCCAGAGCTTAGCATGAAAGGTCAAGAGCATTGGGCCTGGCCTCGGGTTGGCCATTGGCTTCTGGCAGGGGAGCCTTGTCTACGAGGTGAGGGTCTTCTCAAGCACTGACCAGCTTCACTAGCTTGGTTAGTGCCCAAGGTCCCAGTGCTAGGTGAGCACTGTGAGAGCTTCCCAGCCTTCCCTCATTCTGGAGTGACCTCTGCCTACAGCAGGCCATCTTCCTGGGTACATGTGTCTTGACACAGACAGGTACATGAGAACATGGGGGGCTTTGCACAGATCCATATTCACCATTGGCAGAGACTCAGAAGCTGTCTTCATTGGAGGACAGTTGTCTATTGCTGCATAGACAGATgcacaaaccaccccaaaacttactgCCATAGAACAaccatttgtttatgtttgtggttTTATCAGTCAGGAGCGCAGGCAACATGCAGTGGAAATGGCTTGTCCCTGCTGTGCAATGATGGAGACCTCAGCTGGGGTAGCCCTGATGGCTGGAGATGCTGGTGTAGCTCAGTGGGGCCATGTGTCTGGAGCCTTGGTTCTGGCTCTTGGTTGGGTAcctcagtttttctccatgtGGCACATGCTGGGACAGGAAGCTTCATTTGGCTTCTGTACTCACATGTTGGGTTCTCGGACTAGGATGACTGGAGAAGCTGGGGATTAGTGAGAACATCTTTCTCCAGGCTAGCTTGGGCTTCCTCCCAGTATGACAGTCAGGCAGTCAGATTTCTTACTGGCATTCAGCATCccacagaaagaaagcaagaacagCCTGGTTTCTTAAAGGCTAAATCCAAAACTGGCACAGagtcacttctgccacattttcTTGGCTGAAGCAAGTCACAgatgcaaagaaggaaaagaagacccCACCTCTTGGGAGAAGTGGCAAAGATGATCTGCCACTATTGATGAAGTTTCTTCTAGTAAGAGTGGACACAGAGAGACTAGAACAAAACAGCCAGAGTTCACGGGATTGCCTATCCTTGGGCCCTTCCTTCAAAGGCATGAGGACTGCAGCTGTAGGGATGGATGTACAGAATCAGAGGGTTGAGAACTCTTTTGGGAGTTTTCCTTGTATGGGGAGTCATAGGAGAAGGTGGGCAGACCCCAACCTCGGTGTTACCAGGATGCCAGGAAGTTCTTCCCATCCCAATACAACGGCAGAAAAATGTGGTCAACTGAACTGAAGGGCTTTGGTTATATCCAAGGGAGAATTTGATCGGCTCAcaaaagagaatgaggaaagaTGAAGGGCGAGGTTGGGCCTCTGATGTGGACAGCTCTGTAGATGTCATTTCAGTCCTAACCATGAAAGTCCTGGGTGAATGTGTTTGCTGGTGTTGGGCACATGGGATGTAGAAAAGCTCAGAATAACTGTTGTTCCCTTCAGGAAACCTAAGTCTTGGAAGAGACAAAATGTGTGCATGAAAAACACAGAACCCACATTCTAGAAAGTTCTGCACTAATCACAATTGAGTGCAAAGCCTCAGTTATGCCTTTTGAGCAAGTACGTTGCACAGTCAGAAAACAGCATGGCAGTGAGGGCTGGAGTGATTCAGAGAAGTTGGAAGCAGAAGAATGGCCTGGATGACCATGCTGTAGGGGCTTCTGACCCTCAGATTCCTTCTTTCTCGGGCTCATTCCATACCTCCTTTGGTTTTCCTTCCCATAAAGCTGTGTTCCCTGCATATAGCATTGATGGGGGTCTGCTTTGTATGCAGTAAGGACAGCGGGTCCCTTTGCCCCACCCCCCGTGTTCCAGGATCAAGCAGTGCACCACTGTGAACATGGAGGACCTGGTGGTGGCCCATCATGAAATGGGCCACATACAGTATTTCATGCAGTACAAGGACTTGCCTGTGACCTTCCGGGAGGGTGCCAACCCTGGCTTTCACGAGGCCATTGGAGATGTGCTGGCCCTCTCAGTGTCTACCCCCAAGCACCTCCACAGTATCAACCTGCTGAGTAGCGAGGGTGGCGGCTATGGTGAGAGAGGAATGGGAAGTCCTGGTGGGCAGAGGGACTAAGAAGGGGAAGTGAGcttgggaggctgggagaggggacTTGATGGCTCATAGGCAGAGGTTGGGACAGAACAGTGGGGAATAAGGAGACCACCAGCAGGGTGAGCCGGGAGGATGGAACTCCCATACCAGCCCAAGAGGCAGGTCGCTAGACCCAGAaaggcacagagcccactcctcccctctccacccaccGCACACCCATCATGGCTGAGCCACTGGGATGTGGCAGGAGGCAGGCAGACATCTGGTGACTAGGCTCCCTTCCCTTGGCAGAACAAGACATCAATTTTCTAATGAAGATGGCACTCGACAAGATCGCCTTTGTCCCCTTCAGCTACCTCGTCGACCAGTGGCGCTGGAGGGTATTTGATGGAAGCATCACCAAGGAGAACTACAACCAAGAGTGGTGGAACCTCAGGTTCTAGAATGATCCTGTGGGGGTGTGGGTTCAGGAGGGGGGGTGTCTCCATGGGTATctgtatatgtgagtgtgtgtgtaagtgatgagGTGAACAGGGGGTGATTGTGCACAGAGGCACAGCACACCAGAATCTGGACTGTCCAGTGGAACCCCCGGGGCAAGGTTCACCCTTCAGCTCAAAACTACCAACTCTTCCTGACTTTATTCTCCCCAAACCCTCCCTCCAACATCTTTCCCCTTGACAGGCTAAAGTACCAGGGCCTCTGCCCCCCAGTGGCCCGGGCTCAAGGGGACTTTGACCCAGGGGCCAAGTTCCACGTTCCTTCAAGTGTGCCTTATATCAGgtaaaggggaagggaagaggctaTTCAATGTTCAAAGTGCCGTTACTGCCCTGTGGGGAGCTACCTGTCTCGGTGACCTGGGAGGCCTGGCTGCATGGCACATTGTGCCTAGGCCACTTACCTGCCACCAAGGCTCATTGTTGTTTCACACTTTTGATGTGATGAGAGCCTCTACCCTCCAGGcatttgaaaacagaaactctACTATAATTGGCTAATGGTTACAAGACCTTGGTTGGATAGTTAACATTATTAACCATGACCCATGACCCATGGCTAGAGCTaagcactgttttgttttgttttgttttgttttgttttgtttttaaacaagattgtgatttctttaatatatattcaacATATTGCCTGTGATATAATTGGAATTATACCTGGAAGACCTTCTACACACTAAAACTAGGGTTAGAGACCCAATTGGATTGGGAGGCTATGCTCTCAGGGGCATGGAGTCAGGCAGAACTGGGTTCTGGGGTCAGGCagaactgggttcaaatcttgtTTCCACTTCTTTGTTTCCTTAAGCAAATTTTTCAGTGTCTGTGAGCATCAGTTTCTGCACCTGTGAAATCGTAAATTGTAGCAGAACTTAACTTCTTAACATACTGTCCaatacagagcatgaacaggaaaTGGTGGCCATAACGCACTAGTatgaatttatattctttttaaaaagtttttatttatttatttattttgagagagacagagacagcattagcagggggcaggggagagagagagggagagagagagaatcccaagtaggctctgtgctgccagcacagagcccgatgtggggcttgaactcccaaaaccgtgggatcatgacctgagccaaaaccaagagttggacgcttaaccagctgaaccacccaggcacccctgaagttacACTCTTAACTGGGACATGTAAACACACCAGTGCTGTGAGTCACATAGCCAGAGTGTAGACATGTCCAGCCCTTCCCTTCTGCCTGCTGCAGGAGAGCACTTACTGAGGGCTAGGAAGGGTAATTGTAGGGTCTGGGACCCTCCTGGTAGAGAAGGGTCTGGGGACATCTGAGGGGAGGGTCTGTGTGTCCCTGAGCTGCAGATAGCCCAGGCCACATGTGAGGCAAGGCAGAGGGCAAGGAGGGCTGTCCCAGGAGGGCTCTGGTCACTTCCAGCCCTTGCCACCTGTGGTTCCTGGAAGCCCAGTGGGGGAGGACTTGTGCTCATGGTGCCCACCTTTCCAACCTAGCACCTGGCATGATGTCAGCATATAGTCAGGACCTAATAAAGAAGTGTAGGGCGGGTGAATTGTGTTCCCACTGtgtaggaaaggagagaaagcctTCTCACATGTTCCAGAGAGCAGCTGTGGGCAGGGGACCAAGGGGGATCCAAGGGCCCTTAGAACAGGCCCAACCTGGACAATGTACCAGGATGACCTGTGAGGAGGGCTACCACCTGCCTTCTCCACTGGTTTCCCAGCTTCCAAGCTGGCACTCACTTTCATGTGAAAGCCAGGCTGAAGTGAATGGTTAGCTTCTGAGCTTAGAGTAGATAATTCtccagggcaggggtgggcaaAGGAGACACATTCCAAATTCTGACCAGCAAACTTGGCAAAGCACTTTTAAGAAATGCCAGGAAAGTTAGTGGCACATGGCTTATGCCCAGCATTCAAAGTGGGAGGCCAGTGCTGCTGGTTTGGGACATTCTGAACCAAGTGCAGAGGTGGCTCTGGCTTTGACCTGCAGATTTATACCAGGGAATCCCTGCTGTTTGGAATAAAGGGGATCATTTGGGCTGGCTTCCCTGCCCAAACCACCCTGCCAGAAGCGTGGGACTCTTGAGGCAACACCTGGCCTCTACTTGCATACACCCCAGGGATGGAGACCTTACTGCCTCAGAAGCAACTGTCCAAATCTTTGAagggctctgccctgaccctCCTCACCCATGAGTGATCCCCAGAGCTCCTCAAAGCAGGTCCTCCCGAGACGTGGAAGGAGCCTCTTGGGTGGGAGGCATGGGAACAGGGAGCCTTGAAGACCCTAAAGACCAGAGGGTGAGATCCCTGCAACACCCGGGCTGCAGTGGAAGGTGACGGGCAACTGGGGCTCGGTGGCACAGGTCctcagccaccccaccccacaccatGCTTCCCTCCACTCCAGGTACTTTGTCGGCTTTGTCATTCAGTTCCAGTTCCACGAGGCTCTGTGTCAGGCAGCTGGCCACAAGGGCCCCTTGCACACATGTGACATCTACCAGTCTAAGGAGGCAGGAAAGCGCCTGGCGTGAGTcttttctagctttcttttgaccatTTCCCATGCTCTGACCCCAGTGGGGCTTTTCTGGGAAAACCTGCCATTTTGGTGTCTGGGTTGGGGATCCCAGGTGGAGCCTGTGCCAGACCTTAATGTGCCACCCCAGTGGGGAACTAGAGCCCTCTGGGCCCCAACCATCCCTCCCCCATTCCTATCCCCTACCCCCAGACCTGCTCAAGCCCTCCCAATCCCAAAGGAGGTTTAGGCCAGAAGAGGGGACATGGAAGGTGGGAATTAGGCTGGGGCAGGAGCAGCAAGCCTCCCTACCTGTCCTTCTGACTGACTCTGTGTCCCTTCTCTGGTGCTCCCCCAGGGATGCCATGAAACTGGGCTTCAGTAAGCCATGGCCAGAAGCCATGAAGCTGATCACAGGCCAGACCAACATGTCTGCGTCCGCCATGATGAACTACTTCAAGCCGCTGCTGGACTGGCTTCTCACTGAAAATGGGCGGCATGGGGAGAAGCTGGGCTGGCCTCAGTACAACTGGACACCAAATTCTGGTACCACACCCCATCCCCCTCAGCCCcaggccagccccctccccagttcaGGCAGACTGCAGTCTGACCTCAGAGCAAGAACAGGGAAGCGAGCCTAAccaagccccagccctgcccatcGGCCTGCCCACTGCCTGCCCACAGCCTGCCCATCGCCTGCTCTCCTTGCTTCCCCTGCCCAGCTCACTCAGAAGGCCCCGTCCCGGGCAACGGCCGTGTCAACTTCCTGGGCCTGGACCTGGAGGAGCAGCAGGCCCGCGTGGGCCAGTGGGTGCTGCTCTTCCTGGGCGTAACCCTGCTGGTGGCCACCTTGGTCCTCACCCACCGGCTCTTCAGCATCCGCCGTCACAGCCTCCACCAGCCCCACCATGGGCCCCAGTTTGGTTCCGAGGTGGAGCTGAGGCACTCCTGAGATGaccgggctgggctgggcctgcCGGGGAGCTTCTGCCACCAAGAGACCAGACTGGGGGCGTGGGGGCGTGGGCAGAGGACCCACCACTCCTCTCAAGGCTCACCTCAGccagcccccctcctcccaccctgttCCCCCACTACCATGTCTAGAGTCCCGTACTGACCATCTGCCCTCCAGACCGCAAACTCCCACGGACCCTGCCCCCAAGTCCCTGGGCAGCAGGCCGCCTAACATGGAGCCCCCTCCCAGTCTCTCTGTGAATACAATTAAAGGACCTGCCTCCCCCATCTGAGTCTGTGTCCCTCATAGGGAAGCCAGGGACAGGGACTGGGACGCTCTCCCACCTCCTGGCAGTCAAGTGGGTCACTTCACTGGACATCTTCATCCTCCTCCAAGAAGAGCCTGGGAAAATGCCCTGGAGCTCTGGCCCCAGCACCCGCCCCTAGCCCAGGCAGTCAGCCAATGTCCCGCCGTGGCCAGCAGCCCCTGCCCAGCCTCGGCATCAACCCAAGAAGACGGGGGAGGGAGCAGACGTTCTGGGCTTCCGGCCTTCCATTTCCACGTGCTTCGGGAGCCCTGCCCCAGCTTTCCCATAAATGGCAGGTCCTTTAGATGGAAGACTTCTGGCTCTCCTCCGGGTCCCAGGGGGAGAGCGCCTTGCCCGTGTCTGACTCAGTGAGGGTGCAGAACTGACCACATTGGTCACCTCAGGCTGCCTGCACCAGCTCCGTGTCTACTTGTATGACTGGACAGAGCTATTTGAGTATTGCCCATGGGGTCCAAGGCTAGACCCTTTTCACCCCAGATGGAGAAGGACCCTAAATGCTGGAGCTTGGCAAGAGCTAGCAGTCACACAGGGATTAACTTCCAGAGGCCACCCCTTCCCATTCCCCCAAGCTCATTCTCTCACCCTGAGCCTTCCCTCAAAAAGCCAATGTGGGCTTGAGGAACTAGCATTTTGAGGgacatttttataacttttatctaCATGTTTagtatagaaaatttggaaaatacagaaa is a window of Prionailurus viverrinus isolate Anna chromosome E1, UM_Priviv_1.0, whole genome shotgun sequence DNA encoding:
- the LOC125151396 gene encoding angiotensin-converting enzyme isoform X2, translated to MALEKIAFLPFGYLVDQWRWGVFSGRTPPSRYNFDWWYLRTKYQGICAPIARNETHFDAGAKFHVPNVTPYIRYFVSFVLQFQFHQALCKEAGHQGPLHKCDIYQSTQAGAKLREALRSGSSRPWQEVLKEAIGSDTLDAQPLLNYFQPVSRWLQEQNQRNGEVLGWPEYQWRPPVPHNYPQDIGLVTDEVEARKFVEEYDRRSQVIWNEYAEANWNYNTNITTEASKILLQKNIQMANHTLKFGTWARQFDMTSFQNDSIKRMMKKIQDLERAALPAKELEEYNQILLDMETTYSVASVCHANGTCLQLEPDLTNLMATSRKYEDLLWAWKSWRDKVGRAILPFFPKYVELANKAAKLNGYEDAGDSWRAMYEMPTLEHDLEQLYQELQPLYLNLHAYVRRALHRHYGPQHINLEGPIPAHLLGNMWAQTWSNIYDLVVPFPSAPKIDATEAMIKQGWTPRRMFQEADNFFTSLGLLPVPFEFWNKSMLEKPTDGREVVCHASAWDFYNGKDFRIKQCTTVNMEDLVVAHHEMGHIQYFMQYKDLPVTFREGANPGFHEAIGDVLALSVSTPKHLHSINLLSSEGGGYEQDINFLMKMALDKIAFVPFSYLVDQWRWRVFDGSITKENYNQEWWNLRLKYQGLCPPVARAQGDFDPGAKFHVPSSVPYIRYFVGFVIQFQFHEALCQAAGHKGPLHTCDIYQSKEAGKRLADAMKLGFSKPWPEAMKLITGQTNMSASAMMNYFKPLLDWLLTENGRHGEKLGWPQYNWTPNSAHSEGPVPGNGRVNFLGLDLEEQQARVGQWVLLFLGVTLLVATLVLTHRLFSIRRHSLHQPHHGPQFGSEVELRHS
- the LOC125151396 gene encoding angiotensin-converting enzyme isoform X3; amino-acid sequence: MGQGWAAPGLPSLFLLLLCCGHPMLVPSQEATHQVTTNQGTTSQATTSSQTTTRQTTTSSQTTQNPSLVTDEVEARKFVEEYDRRSQVIWNEYAEANWNYNTNITTEASKILLQKNIQMANHTLKFGTWARQFDMTSFQNDSIKRMMKKIQDLERAALPAKELEEYNQILLDMETTYSVASVCHANGTCLQLEPDLTNLMATSRKYEDLLWAWKSWRDKVGRAILPFFPKYVELANKAAKLNGYEDAGDSWRAMYEMPTLEHDLEQLYQELQPLYLNLHAYVRRALHRHYGPQHINLEGPIPAHLLGNMWAQTWSNIYDLVVPFPSAPKIDATEAMIKQGWTPRRMFQEADNFFTSLGLLPVPFEFWNKSMLEKPTDGREVVCHASAWDFYNGKDFRIKQCTTVNMEDLVVAHHEMGHIQYFMQYKDLPVTFREGANPGFHEAIGDVLALSVSTPKHLHSINLLSSEGGGYEQDINFLMKMALDKIAFVPFSYLVDQWRWRVFDGSITKENYNQEWWNLRLKYQGLCPPVARAQGDFDPGAKFHVPSSVPYIRYFVGFVIQFQFHEALCQAAGHKGPLHTCDIYQSKEAGKRLADAMKLGFSKPWPEAMKLITGQTNMSASAMMNYFKPLLDWLLTENGRHGEKLGWPQYNWTPNSAHSEGPVPGNGRVNFLGLDLEEQQARVGQWVLLFLGVTLLVATLVLTHRLFSIRRHSLHQPHHGPQFGSEVELRHS